The stretch of DNA CGTTGAAACAAGTGTCGTACTAGTAGTACTACTACTTCCTTTGTTATACAAAGAGCTTAACTGGTGAAAATAAGGGCAAGTCCTAGAGTCAACTGACCTCTTCTTGTTAACATCTTTGGTTTTTCTGAAGTACTTGTTAATGTTCTCCCACTTTTCTTTACACCTCTTGGCACTTCTTTTGTATCCCAACTCCAACATCCCTTGTGAGATTCTCTCCCAAAGAGGAGCTTTAtgattatgatgatgatgatgatggtgatgatcTGATGTTGATGATGATTCTCCTGTAGCTGTAGCAGTAGTGACAGTACTGTAGAGATTGCACCTTAGGTTAATCAAGGCCAAGACTTCATCTCTCGGCCACCTCTTTCCCAAGTCTTCTTTGTCATTTATGGAAATAGGGTTTTGGACTGTTTTGATGGCTGATGACGTGGCAACTGGCTTATTAGTAGGAGTAGTAGCTGTTGATGATGAGAGTACTACTACAATATCcttattactactactactactaggTTTTTTATCATCATAATGAGGATGATGATGATTGGTTTGGTTTTTTTCAAGGTGGGTTATTGTTGGATTTGGATTtgaaggaggaggaggaggaatatttaaagaagaagaagaagaagaagtgagAGAAACTACATTAtctttgttgttgttattactaatattattattgtctAATTTGGTGAGTTGGGTGACCTTGTTCAAGAAGTCAATGATTGAGGCTTGTCTATCACCAGCAAGGGCTTGTTCATGAGCCATAATCTCAAGCTCCTTGTTCATTCTATCCATCTCTTGCTTCTTCCAAGCTTCTTCAATAGCAACTTTCTCTTCGTCCCTCTTAACCATATCTTCTAGAAGCTTGTTATGCATCTCCTCTTGTTGAGCCATCATCTTCTTCACAATCTCCTCACAAAAACCCTTGAACATATCAAACTTCATCATCTTGTTACTACTATGGTTCTTctcatcatcaccatcatcatcatcatcatcattatcaccatcatcatccccatcaccatcatcatcatgtTGTTGTAGTGATGATGacctctttctcttcttcttcttcttcttattgttgttgttttcattattattattaatgccaCTTTTTGATATCTCCACTCCTCCAACAGCTGATACTACAACTTTTTCAGTCATCTCATCAGAGTAGTACTCCTTCGAATTCCCACCAAGCAGTAGTACTGTTTCGTTTCTTGTCGAGTCTGATATTTCCAATTCTTCCAATTCCAAACCTTGTCGATTATTCCCATTTCTTTTCATCACTTCTAATTCATCACTTGGATTTTCCTCCACACTTTGATGGTCCTTTTCATCCCCAGCTGTAGTACCATTGTGATGATTCTGATTCTGATGATTGTGATTCTGATGATGACCACCTTGGTTATTTTGGCCATGGTAGAGCTCTTCTAGCTCACTCAGCTGATTACACAACCTACTATAGCTTTTGCTACAGTTACTGTTATGATTTGTGGTGGTGAAGTACTGACTTTCCTCTTCGAATTTCTCTTTACACTTCTCTGCACTCCTTTTAAATCCAAGCTCTGCTAGCTTTCTGTGTCCACTCACATAATAACACAAAACATATGCAAAACATCAttaattaaaaccctaattaactacatacatatatataacaattttttagtttgtatttttgttgttcTTAATTTTCTAATGAAATTCTGTCACTCTTGTATACaattaattttcctttttctttttacactataaaaattTCTAGATAATTCCAAACAAAAGGAAACAAAAAAAACAGTTggacacacacacatatatgtatatatgtagtaTCACATACCTTGATACATGTTCCCAAGTGAAATCCGGGAACCAATTCTCCATAGTAGATCTGATCCCCAACAGTGCCAGAACTTCATCTTCACTCCAGGGCTGCTGCAGATGaagttgatgatgatgatgatgatgatcaacGGTTGGTATTAATTCTGGGATTGGTGTATGGGTTTGCATCATCTCCAAATCAACATGGGAGACCAAGTTGTTCGGTCCCGAGGCAGCGGAGGCGGTGGCTTGTTCATCAATTTGTTTATGAAGATGGTGGTTAATAAGCTTGGGGTGTTGCACATGGTGCAACATGGGGTGTAAGAAGTTGTTGGAGTGGTGAAGAGGAGGAAGGAGTTGATGATGATGAAAAggattatgatgatgatgatgagattCATGGGCATGGTTAGGGGTAATAGTAGTGGTGTAATTGGCATGAATGATATGATCaatggaagaattagaagaagaGAAGGGAGTAGTAGTAGTGGTGGTGGTATTAGTGGTTGTGGTGGTGGAGAGAGGGAGTAGTGCTGCTACTGAATTGGGTCTTGAAGAGGCTATGAATTGGTGCAACTGGTCTGGTACTCCACCATTGAACATCTTTGTAGGAATTTTGTGTGTAGATAGATAAGAGTTTACTACTCTCtaatgatcttttttttttctctctctctcttttttgctttttttttttttcctttaccCTTTTCTCTCTACCCTTTTGGtttagctctctctctctctcactgtAAATTAAATTTGGAAAACATTGCAACACTCACACATCACTCCAAAAAATATAtcaatctctctttctctctcatatATATCAATTAAGGAGTTTTGTCCTATCATGCAAGAGAAATGACCAGGGCAGTACCACTCCCTTTAAGAAGAAAGTGAAGTCAGTACCCTCTCTAACTAATAAAAGCTTCTTTAGACTGATATGATATCTCCTCTCTCATTTGCAcactgaaaaaataaataaaataaaagtgattAATGTTCTAAATTGCTCATCAAAATCCATTTTAAAATTACCcagtaatcttaattttaaggCTGCAGCAGCAAGTTATGACAAAAGCCTAGCTAGGTAAAGCTATAATAGCTAAGCTACTAAGTAAGTACTAGCTAGCTAGTCAGTTATATGATTGGGGAGAGCGTTGTGAAGACGCGCTAGGGGGTGAGAGTGGGGAATGGGGAAGGCAATGTGGGCTGGAAACtgatacaaaaaaaattcaatattattTTGTCCAATATTTTGTACCATTTGGGATCGTTTAGAATCCTATGCAGTAGCTGTTGCTCATGATGGTGTAATTAACGGCAAGGGGATGGCAGGACACGTGAAAACATGCAGAGACTGGGACCAATTAATTTAAGGAAGGGTTTATATCACATGGGAAACACCACACCATAAACCTCCATACATCCTCTTCATTTGGGGACACTTTTTAATTCAAACCCACCTTCCCTTTCCACTTGGGGGTTTTTCATATCATCATTAATCATATGTATCact from Cannabis sativa cultivar Pink pepper isolate KNU-18-1 chromosome 2, ASM2916894v1, whole genome shotgun sequence encodes:
- the LOC115719296 gene encoding trihelix transcription factor GTL2, coding for MFNGGVPDQLHQFIASSRPNSVAALLPLSTTTTTNTTTTTTTPFSSSNSSIDHIIHANYTTTITPNHAHESHHHHHNPFHHHQLLPPLHHSNNFLHPMLHHVQHPKLINHHLHKQIDEQATASAASGPNNLVSHVDLEMMQTHTPIPELIPTVDHHHHHHQLHLQQPWSEDEVLALLGIRSTMENWFPDFTWEHVSRKLAELGFKRSAEKCKEKFEEESQYFTTTNHNSNCSKSYSRLCNQLSELEELYHGQNNQGGHHQNHNHQNQNHHNGTTAGDEKDHQSVEENPSDELEVMKRNGNNRQGLELEELEISDSTRNETVLLLGGNSKEYYSDEMTEKVVVSAVGGVEISKSGINNNNENNNNKKKKKKRKRSSSLQQHDDDGDGDDDGDNDDDDDDGDDEKNHSSNKMMKFDMFKGFCEEIVKKMMAQQEEMHNKLLEDMVKRDEEKVAIEEAWKKQEMDRMNKELEIMAHEQALAGDRQASIIDFLNKVTQLTKLDNNNISNNNNKDNVVSLTSSSSSSLNIPPPPPSNPNPTITHLEKNQTNHHHPHYDDKKPSSSSSNKDIVVVLSSSTATTPTNKPVATSSAIKTVQNPISINDKEDLGKRWPRDEVLALINLRCNLYSTVTTATATGESSSTSDHHHHHHHHNHKAPLWERISQGMLELGYKRSAKRCKEKWENINKYFRKTKDVNKKRSVDSRTCPYFHQLSSLYNKGSSSTTSTTLVSTSFQQAQNNNNINDNNNHDHRQDDHIIITMNNNGDHHSPITTTTTTPADHHHHHNHGEMSSLSDNNNIIIRDDHHQEEEEAVVVVASTAFDFEF